The Microcystis panniformis FACHB-1757 region AGCTGAATAATCGCTTTTTGCAAACTGGCCGCATTATCGAGAGTAAATCCTGCTTGTGCTAAAAATTTTGATTTGTCATCTTTGTCTCTGAATACGAGAAGATAACGAGTAAGTTTATCCTCTGGAATAATTGCTTTAGATGGAATTTGCATCACTCAATCTACTTAGTTTTCTAGCCTTTTCTTCAGCACTCATGATTGTCGAGTTTGCTCTCTAGGGATTCTAGATCTGATAACTGCGGTGGATGATTAGCATTCCATGGGAGAGCTTGATCTAATTTTTCTCGAAAAGGCGATCGATTTATCCAGTCTTCGTTTACGGGAGAGCGATCGAGTAAATTTTGATAAAACTCATTCCACAGTTGACCCCATTCTTTTAGATCGATAACAACTGCTGTTTTTTCTCCTGTTTCATCGACAATATACTGAATACATTTCATGATTTAAATTGTTGTGAGATGGATATTAACTAATAACTATATTTTAATCGATTCACGAGAAGATATGGATTTTGCAAGTTCTTGTCTAGCATCTTCCGATAGAGAACAACCAAAATCTAGAATCTCGATTAAAACTAACTGATCGTCCTCGGAATAATGTAATATTGTTTTCCCTTCCTCCTCTGCGTAAGCAATTGGATTATTGTTTAACTCAATTAATAAAGCATCCACATCTGGGCTATAGTGTATCTTGTTCACCAAATTCCTCTAATTGTTATCGCTTTAACTCTTGTGTCGGCAATGAATTGGCAATTAATCAGAATTAATCTAAATTGTTTCGCTCAAGCCAACCTAAGAGGCTGTTGTGTTGGCGTTGAAAGCTTTGCCGTGTTCTTCTCGAATTTTATGAATTTCTTCAGCATACTTGAGAGTAAACCCGTAGGATTCCGCAGCCTTTTCCGCAGCAATGCGAGACTTAACTAAATAGTCATGGATAGACGTGCATTCCTCCGATAATCTTGTTTGAGTTTTATCTTTTTCTTGCAAAATCTCTGAGTGGATCATAAGTTATTCTCCTCTTTGAATAGTTCAAGTGGTGTGACAATTTCAGGTGTTGACAAACCAAGGCGGGCATTGATAACGC contains the following coding sequences:
- a CDS encoding DUF2283 domain-containing protein, producing the protein MNKIHYSPDVDALLIELNNNPIAYAEEEGKTILHYSEDDQLVLIEILDFGCSLSEDARQELAKSISSRESIKI